In Glaciimonas sp. PCH181, a single genomic region encodes these proteins:
- a CDS encoding TRAP transporter substrate-binding protein, with protein sequence MKHDDSLGQQGHARRKILAYGAVLPLSAMIGKYAHAAEFNYKMATGQDPTHPVNKRAQDAINRIKEASGGRVDIRLFPANQLGSDTDLLAQVRNGGVEFFNLASSILATLVPASGIVNTGFAFNSYAQVWKAVDGPLGKYIRSEIEKFGIVTVSRSWDNGFRQLTSSTRAIHTPEDLRGFKMRVPPAPILTSLFQALGAGPTPINFNEVYSALQTKLVEGQENPLPIIATARLYEVQKYCSMTSHVWDGYWILGNRRAMEKLPADMQVIVRREFDRSALDQRADIAKLNDTLRQDMTGKGLQFVDVDKNAFRDALRKSSFYKDWKAKFGEQGWNLLQQEVGALA encoded by the coding sequence ATGAAACACGATGATAGCCTCGGTCAGCAGGGCCACGCCCGCCGCAAAATCCTCGCCTATGGCGCTGTGTTGCCGTTGTCGGCAATGATCGGCAAATACGCTCACGCAGCGGAATTCAATTACAAAATGGCCACCGGGCAAGATCCCACGCATCCGGTCAACAAACGTGCGCAGGATGCGATCAACCGGATCAAGGAGGCCAGTGGCGGCCGTGTCGATATTCGTCTGTTTCCCGCCAATCAGCTTGGTTCCGATACCGATCTTTTGGCGCAAGTACGAAATGGCGGCGTTGAATTTTTCAATCTGGCGTCATCCATTCTCGCCACGCTGGTGCCTGCTTCTGGCATCGTGAATACCGGTTTCGCGTTTAACAGTTATGCGCAAGTCTGGAAAGCGGTCGATGGGCCTTTAGGCAAATATATTCGCAGTGAGATTGAGAAGTTCGGCATCGTCACCGTTTCGCGTAGTTGGGATAACGGCTTCCGCCAACTTACTTCATCGACCCGCGCAATTCATACGCCCGAGGATTTGCGCGGCTTCAAAATGCGGGTGCCTCCAGCACCGATTCTGACGTCGCTATTTCAGGCATTGGGTGCCGGGCCGACACCGATTAATTTCAATGAAGTGTATTCGGCATTGCAGACCAAGCTGGTCGAGGGGCAAGAAAATCCGTTGCCGATCATCGCCACTGCACGTCTCTATGAAGTCCAAAAATATTGCAGCATGACCAGCCACGTCTGGGACGGCTATTGGATACTCGGAAATCGCAGGGCGATGGAAAAATTACCCGCCGATATGCAAGTCATTGTGCGGCGCGAGTTTGATCGTTCCGCGCTCGATCAACGCGCCGATATTGCCAAGCTGAACGATACCTTACGGCAGGACATGACCGGCAAAGGTTTGCAGTTCGTCGATGTCGATAAAAATGCCTTCCGCGATGCGTTGCGCAAGAGTAGCTTTTACAAAGACTGGAAAGCAAAGTTCGGCGAGCAAGGCTGGAACTTATTGCAGCAAGAGGTCGGAGCATTAGCATGA
- a CDS encoding phosphonate ABC transporter ATP-binding protein, whose protein sequence is MIFSFTNLSVRHPSATNATLALQDLTLAIDQGEQIALIGPSGAGKTTLLHTLACALKPEQGSFTLFGEDPWRLSSAARHALRARLFLAPQTPPLPPRQRVVSAVLAGLLPQWSVWQAIRSLIKPAYPIAAFNALARVNLQDKLYARVDRLSGGERQRCGMARLLISQADLFLVDEPLSALDPTLALQTLSVLQQEASTRGATLICSLHQVALAREYFPRIVGLRGGRIVFDAARENVTNAMIDALYRNSSEASGEQTPDGETAQHDAHSSMVQPALASAALTPRC, encoded by the coding sequence ATGATATTTTCTTTCACTAATTTATCTGTTCGTCATCCAAGTGCAACCAATGCCACGCTAGCGTTGCAAGACTTGACGCTGGCAATCGATCAGGGCGAACAGATCGCGCTGATCGGGCCGTCCGGCGCGGGCAAGACCACGTTGCTGCATACCCTGGCTTGCGCATTAAAGCCGGAGCAGGGTAGTTTTACCTTGTTTGGCGAAGATCCATGGCGGCTGAGCAGTGCTGCCCGCCATGCGTTACGTGCGCGTCTTTTTTTGGCACCGCAAACGCCGCCGTTGCCACCACGTCAGCGTGTAGTCAGTGCTGTATTGGCGGGCTTGTTGCCGCAATGGAGCGTATGGCAAGCGATCAGATCGCTCATCAAACCGGCTTATCCAATCGCCGCTTTTAATGCTTTGGCGCGGGTGAATTTGCAAGATAAACTTTACGCACGGGTGGATCGTTTGTCCGGTGGAGAGCGGCAACGCTGCGGCATGGCGCGACTATTAATTAGTCAGGCCGACTTATTTTTAGTCGATGAGCCGTTATCGGCGCTAGACCCTACGCTGGCTTTACAGACCTTGTCGGTATTGCAGCAGGAAGCAAGCACACGCGGCGCAACTCTCATATGCAGTCTGCATCAGGTTGCATTGGCACGTGAATATTTCCCCCGGATCGTTGGGCTGAGAGGCGGCCGCATTGTATTTGATGCTGCGCGGGAAAATGTGACCAATGCCATGATCGATGCGCTGTATCGGAATAGTAGCGAAGCCAGCGGCGAACAAACGCCAGACGGCGAAACGGCGCAACACGATGCGCATTCTTCCATGGTGCAACCAGCGCTGGCATCTGCCGCGCTCACGCCGCGCTGCTAA
- a CDS encoding SDR family NAD(P)-dependent oxidoreductase: protein MLLKNKVAVITGAASARGIGKAVARLFASHGALIAILDLDAEAAAAAAADIGPAHIGLACDVTDKAACQKAAQEVLQRLGHVDILVNNAGITQPLKIMEIEAANYEAVTDVSLRGTLYMSQAFIPHMRGRHSGSIVCLSSVSAQRGGGIFGGPHYSAAKAGVLGLARAMARELGPDNIRVNSLTPGLIQTDITAGKLTDQMKIDILKGIPLNRLGDAADVANSCLFLASDLSSYLTGVTLDVNGGMLIH from the coding sequence GTGCTATTAAAAAATAAAGTTGCCGTGATTACCGGCGCAGCCTCTGCCAGAGGAATCGGCAAGGCCGTCGCCCGTTTGTTCGCCAGCCATGGCGCACTCATCGCCATCCTCGATCTGGATGCAGAAGCCGCCGCCGCTGCCGCAGCCGATATCGGGCCCGCCCACATCGGCCTGGCGTGCGATGTCACCGATAAAGCCGCCTGCCAAAAGGCCGCGCAAGAAGTCCTGCAACGGCTGGGACACGTCGATATTCTAGTCAACAATGCAGGCATCACCCAGCCCCTGAAAATCATGGAAATCGAGGCCGCCAATTACGAGGCCGTCACCGATGTTTCGTTGCGCGGCACGCTCTATATGAGCCAAGCGTTTATCCCCCACATGCGTGGCCGTCACAGCGGTTCAATCGTCTGCCTGTCATCGGTATCCGCACAGCGCGGCGGCGGAATTTTTGGTGGCCCGCATTACTCAGCGGCAAAAGCAGGGGTGCTGGGGCTGGCGCGTGCCATGGCGCGGGAATTGGGGCCGGATAATATCCGCGTCAATTCGTTGACACCGGGTTTGATCCAGACCGACATTACCGCAGGCAAGCTGACCGACCAAATGAAGATTGATATCTTAAAAGGCATTCCGCTGAATCGTCTGGGCGATGCGGCGGACGTGGCGAATAGCTGCTTGTTTCTTGCCAGCGATCTTTCCAGTTATCTGACTGGCGTCACGCTGGATGTGAACGGCGGGATGCTGATTCATTAA
- the selD gene encoding selenide, water dikinase SelD, which yields MTDTSTPSSKPAIKLTSFSHGGGCGCKIAPGVLAEILKNSTGFAVPKELMVGIETADDAAVYKLNDEQALIATTDFFMPIVDDPYDFGRIAATNAISDVYAMGGTPIMALALVGMPIDKLPIEVIGKILKGGESICAEAGIPIAGGHTIDSVEPIYGLVVLGLVHPSKVKRNAGAKAGDKIILGKPIGVGVLSAALKKDALDAQGYAALIENTTKLNKPGKLLSELDGVHALTDVTGFGLLGHLLELARAAKLSAALNMHQIPLLPDVQRLAEQGYITGASGRNWDGYGREVILDDAITSVQKALLTDPQTSGGLLVSCAPDAVDAVLALFQREGFADAAVVGEMQAGAPGINVLP from the coding sequence ATGACTGATACCTCGACGCCAAGCAGTAAGCCAGCCATTAAACTGACGTCGTTCTCGCACGGCGGCGGTTGCGGCTGCAAGATTGCGCCCGGCGTGCTGGCGGAAATCCTCAAAAACTCGACCGGCTTTGCAGTGCCGAAAGAACTTATGGTCGGCATTGAAACTGCCGACGATGCCGCCGTCTATAAATTAAACGACGAGCAAGCGCTGATCGCCACCACCGATTTTTTCATGCCTATCGTTGATGATCCTTACGATTTTGGTCGCATCGCTGCCACCAATGCCATTTCGGACGTCTACGCGATGGGTGGCACACCGATCATGGCATTGGCGCTGGTGGGAATGCCGATCGATAAATTACCGATTGAGGTGATCGGCAAGATTCTCAAAGGCGGCGAATCGATTTGCGCCGAGGCGGGCATCCCGATTGCTGGCGGTCATACCATTGATTCGGTTGAGCCGATTTATGGCCTGGTAGTGCTCGGTCTGGTGCATCCGTCCAAAGTGAAGCGCAACGCTGGCGCAAAAGCAGGCGACAAAATCATTTTAGGCAAGCCTATCGGCGTTGGTGTTTTGTCTGCCGCACTTAAAAAAGATGCGTTGGATGCCCAAGGTTATGCCGCCTTGATCGAGAACACCACAAAACTGAATAAGCCGGGCAAACTGTTGTCCGAATTGGATGGCGTGCATGCGCTGACCGATGTTACCGGCTTTGGCTTATTGGGCCATTTGCTGGAACTGGCGCGTGCTGCAAAGCTAAGCGCGGCGTTAAATATGCATCAAATTCCCTTGCTGCCAGATGTGCAGCGTTTAGCGGAGCAGGGTTATATCACTGGCGCATCGGGACGTAATTGGGACGGCTATGGTCGCGAAGTAATCTTGGACGACGCTATTACTAGCGTGCAGAAAGCGTTACTGACCGATCCCCAAACTTCAGGTGGATTGCTGGTTTCATGCGCGCCGGATGCGGTCGATGCAGTGCTAGCGTTGTTTCAGCGAGAAGGTTTTGCCGATGCGGCCGTCGTCGGGGAAATGCAAGCGGGCGCGCCCGGAATTAACGTATTGCCATAA
- a CDS encoding LysR substrate-binding domain-containing protein yields the protein MHLPPLKSVIAFEVVARHTNISKAAEELNLTPSAVSHQISNLEAFIGMKLFERTFRGVTLTPAGERYQQSLAGALALIANAAQSARGEDGIEILRVHSAPSFASLWLMPRLPHFMKTHPDIRLRLSASHMYTEFSHGDIDLDIRYGAVRWADLHVETIFTEEIMPVISPALSAELDLRGAQNLLQQNLIFSEVNLVQWPQWFAAHGLPVSPSQYGLSFDRAYMSIEAAVQGLGIALESNRLSEDFLKRGLLVPVFPDQSGIRVYAHHLVYPAAHAKRSKVGRFIAWIMDQAAGR from the coding sequence ATGCATCTACCTCCTCTAAAATCGGTCATCGCATTTGAAGTCGTCGCCCGTCATACCAACATCAGCAAGGCGGCTGAGGAGTTAAATCTGACGCCGTCAGCGGTCAGTCATCAAATCTCTAATCTGGAAGCTTTTATAGGGATGAAATTGTTTGAGCGCACATTTCGGGGCGTTACGCTGACACCCGCCGGTGAGCGTTATCAACAAAGTCTGGCGGGGGCGTTGGCGTTGATTGCGAATGCTGCGCAAAGTGCGCGTGGGGAGGATGGGATTGAGATATTGCGGGTGCATAGTGCGCCCAGTTTTGCCAGTCTGTGGTTGATGCCGCGTTTGCCACATTTTATGAAGACGCATCCGGATATTCGGTTGCGGTTGTCGGCGTCGCATATGTACACCGAGTTTTCGCATGGGGATATTGATTTGGATATTCGATATGGGGCGGTGCGGTGGGCTGACTTACATGTGGAGACGATTTTTACTGAAGAGATTATGCCGGTGATTAGTCCGGCTTTATCTGCGGAATTGGATTTGCGCGGTGCGCAGAATTTGTTGCAGCAAAATTTGATTTTTTCTGAGGTGAATCTGGTGCAGTGGCCGCAGTGGTTTGCTGCGCATGGGTTGCCGGTTAGCCCTAGCCAATATGGGTTGAGTTTTGATCGTGCTTATATGTCGATTGAGGCGGCGGTTCAGGGGTTGGGGATTGCTTTGGAAAGCAATCGGTTGTCGGAGGATTTTTTGAAGCGGGGGTTGTTGGTGCCGGTGTTTCCGGATCAAAGTGGGATTCGGGTTTATGCACATCATTTGGTTTATCCGGCGGCGCACGCTAAGCGGTCTAAGGTGGGGAGATTTATTGCCTGGATTATGGATCAGGCGGCAGGAAGATGA
- a CDS encoding ABC transporter permease: MSTPNSNNALRLQDNLHRDPAWRGRVMMSIVALVLLWPMLVLSEFKPWTLLDAQSLGATGKFLASFAPPAHSLEFLKMVAGATWDTIAMATIGMTLAMLAAIPMTMVVTAHLSISRLGTGRMGRFAMLVREAVRWLLVLLRSVPELVWALLLVRIVGLGPTAGVIAIALTYCGMLGKVYAEILESSDSHASDTLLKNGSGRLAALLYGALPESAAELVSYTVYRWECAIRGSVVMGFVGAGGLGQRMDESMKMMAGDELSTMLLIFVLLVAAADAVSKMLRGRLA; the protein is encoded by the coding sequence ATGTCTACCCCCAATTCAAATAATGCCTTGCGATTGCAAGACAACTTGCACCGCGATCCGGCATGGCGTGGGCGCGTCATGATGTCTATCGTCGCGCTGGTCTTGCTATGGCCGATGCTGGTGCTTAGCGAATTTAAGCCGTGGACATTACTGGACGCCCAAAGTCTGGGCGCGACAGGTAAATTTCTCGCCAGTTTTGCACCGCCCGCGCATTCGTTGGAATTTTTAAAAATGGTTGCCGGTGCAACTTGGGACACCATCGCAATGGCAACCATCGGCATGACGTTGGCGATGCTGGCAGCGATACCGATGACGATGGTCGTGACGGCGCATTTATCGATTTCTCGCCTTGGCACCGGGCGGATGGGGCGTTTTGCGATGCTGGTACGGGAAGCTGTGCGTTGGTTGCTGGTGCTGCTGCGTAGCGTGCCTGAATTGGTGTGGGCTTTATTGTTGGTGCGTATCGTAGGGTTGGGGCCTACCGCCGGGGTGATCGCGATTGCATTGACGTACTGCGGAATGCTGGGAAAAGTGTATGCGGAAATTCTTGAATCTTCGGATTCGCATGCATCGGATACGTTGCTAAAAAATGGCAGCGGACGTTTGGCTGCGCTGTTATATGGTGCGTTGCCGGAGTCGGCGGCTGAATTGGTGTCGTACACGGTTTATCGTTGGGAATGCGCAATCCGGGGATCGGTTGTGATGGGTTTTGTTGGCGCTGGCGGGCTTGGTCAGCGCATGGATGAGTCCATGAAAATGATGGCCGGTGATGAGTTATCGACGATGTTGTTGATTTTTGTTTTGTTGGTTGCCGCGGCGGATGCCGTTAGCAAGATGTTGCGCGGAAGGCTTGCTTAA
- a CDS encoding putative selenate ABC transporter substrate-binding protein, with protein MIRFSSSSTLKSLLATVVAAVSLSTTGLVHAQQVLRVSAIPDEAPTELQRKFKPLGAYLEKKLAMKVEFTPVTDYAASVEGLINNKLDMVWFGGFTFVQANARSGGKVIPIVQREEDQKFQSVFVTTNKSINKLEDLKGKNFSFGSESSTSGHLMPRSYLLAAKINPDVDMKRIAFSGAHDATVAAVAGGKVDAGALNISVWEKLVAEGKVDPKVVRVFYTTPGYYDYNWSVRSDMNPVLRQKLTDAFLALNKDNPQDKEILDLQRATRFIPTKAENYAAIEAAARNAGLLK; from the coding sequence ATGATTCGATTTTCTTCCTCATCCACACTCAAATCGCTATTAGCCACCGTGGTTGCAGCGGTTTCTTTGAGCACAACCGGATTGGTCCATGCGCAGCAGGTATTGCGCGTATCGGCGATTCCTGATGAAGCGCCGACCGAACTTCAGCGCAAATTCAAGCCGTTGGGTGCTTATCTGGAGAAAAAACTGGCAATGAAGGTTGAATTCACGCCGGTGACTGACTATGCCGCATCGGTCGAAGGTTTGATCAATAACAAACTCGACATGGTCTGGTTTGGCGGTTTTACGTTTGTGCAGGCCAATGCGCGCAGCGGCGGCAAAGTTATTCCTATCGTGCAGCGTGAAGAAGATCAAAAATTCCAGTCCGTATTTGTGACGACCAATAAGTCGATCAACAAACTGGAAGATTTAAAAGGTAAAAATTTCAGCTTTGGTTCGGAATCTTCGACCTCCGGCCATTTGATGCCACGTTCGTACTTGTTAGCAGCAAAGATCAATCCCGATGTTGACATGAAGCGCATTGCTTTTTCTGGCGCGCATGACGCTACTGTTGCGGCGGTCGCTGGCGGCAAAGTCGATGCCGGTGCGTTGAATATCTCGGTATGGGAAAAGCTGGTGGCAGAAGGCAAGGTTGATCCAAAAGTGGTGCGCGTGTTTTACACTACGCCCGGTTATTACGACTATAACTGGAGCGTGCGTTCGGACATGAATCCGGTTCTGCGCCAAAAATTGACTGACGCATTTTTGGCGTTAAATAAAGACAATCCGCAAGATAAAGAAATACTGGATTTGCAACGCGCTACGCGATTTATTCCTACCAAAGCAGAAAATTATGCAGCGATTGAGGCAGCGGCACGCAATGCGGGTTTGCTGAAGTAA
- a CDS encoding TRAP transporter large permease subunit, with amino-acid sequence MHPRSHGIGLAQLEKALGWIVEVPAAIAVVAEVLILLSSVIARFVFHQPLVWADELASTVFLWLAMFGAAVALRRGEHMRMTALVSKLSGEWRARVEALAVATPCLFLALLLWPAIDYAQQEWVVQSPALGLPGTLREAALPVGCLLMLAICGLRLLRFQTYRLRNLAFVGVTLAVIAIALYLGASALQTIGNWNLLFFFVLLVGAGVLAGVPIAFCFGLVTVAYLLVTTSTPLEVVSGRINEGMSSLILLAVPLFILLGQLIEMTQMAKAMVGFLASLLGHVRGGLSYVLLGAMMLVSGISGAKTADMAAVAPVLFPEMKKRGMDEGELVSLLAASGAMAETIPPSLVLITIGSVTGVSIAALFTGGLLPGVVLALVLALLARYRIPEKNMVGIKRAPAAEVLRSFVIALPALAIPVLIRTAVVEGVATATEVSTIGIVYTILVGVLVYRRFDVRRIFPMLVETASLSGAILFIIGTATCMAWALTQSGFSHALAAAMAAVPGGRWGFLLISIVTFIVLGSVLEGIPAMVLFGPLLFPIARQLGVHEVHYAMVVILAMGIGLFAPPFGLGYYSACTIGRVSPDAGMRRIWPYLGALLLALLVVAAIPWISIGFLH; translated from the coding sequence ATGCATCCGCGAAGCCACGGTATCGGCTTGGCGCAGCTGGAAAAAGCGCTAGGTTGGATTGTTGAAGTGCCAGCCGCGATTGCGGTTGTTGCAGAGGTGCTGATTTTGCTTTCAAGTGTGATCGCAAGATTTGTGTTTCATCAGCCGCTGGTGTGGGCCGATGAGTTGGCATCGACCGTGTTTTTATGGTTGGCGATGTTCGGCGCAGCAGTCGCATTGCGGCGTGGCGAACATATGCGCATGACCGCGCTGGTGAGCAAACTTTCCGGTGAATGGCGGGCGCGGGTGGAGGCGCTGGCGGTCGCCACACCCTGTTTATTTCTAGCATTATTGCTGTGGCCCGCAATTGACTATGCGCAGCAGGAATGGGTGGTGCAATCGCCTGCGCTGGGGCTGCCCGGCACCTTGCGCGAGGCGGCATTGCCGGTCGGTTGCCTATTAATGCTGGCGATTTGCGGCTTGCGGTTGCTGCGATTTCAAACCTACCGTTTGCGTAATCTGGCGTTCGTCGGGGTTACGCTAGCCGTGATTGCGATTGCCCTTTATCTGGGCGCAAGCGCCTTACAAACCATCGGTAACTGGAATTTACTATTTTTCTTTGTGCTGCTAGTCGGCGCTGGCGTATTGGCCGGCGTGCCGATTGCATTCTGTTTTGGCCTCGTGACTGTGGCCTATTTGCTGGTGACGACATCGACGCCGCTAGAGGTGGTGTCGGGCCGGATTAACGAGGGCATGAGTTCTTTGATTTTGCTAGCGGTGCCGCTGTTTATCCTGCTGGGCCAACTGATTGAAATGACGCAGATGGCAAAGGCAATGGTCGGATTTCTGGCGTCGTTACTAGGACATGTGCGCGGCGGTTTGTCTTACGTACTGCTGGGCGCAATGATGTTGGTGTCGGGGATTTCGGGCGCAAAAACAGCGGACATGGCGGCAGTCGCGCCGGTGTTGTTTCCCGAGATGAAAAAGCGCGGTATGGATGAGGGCGAGTTGGTGTCCTTGCTGGCAGCATCGGGTGCCATGGCGGAGACCATTCCACCATCACTAGTGCTGATTACGATTGGATCGGTGACAGGCGTATCGATTGCCGCGTTGTTCACTGGCGGTCTGCTGCCCGGCGTCGTGTTGGCTTTGGTGCTGGCGCTGTTGGCACGCTACCGGATTCCTGAAAAAAATATGGTCGGTATCAAACGCGCACCGGCTGCCGAGGTTTTACGTAGTTTTGTGATCGCATTGCCCGCGCTGGCGATACCTGTATTGATCCGCACCGCAGTGGTAGAGGGCGTAGCAACGGCAACGGAAGTATCGACCATCGGCATCGTCTACACCATTCTGGTTGGCGTACTGGTCTATCGCCGTTTCGATGTGCGCAGGATATTCCCGATGCTGGTGGAGACCGCTTCATTGTCTGGTGCAATTCTGTTCATTATCGGCACGGCAACCTGCATGGCGTGGGCTTTGACGCAGTCCGGTTTTTCGCATGCTTTGGCGGCTGCGATGGCTGCGGTACCGGGTGGCCGCTGGGGATTTCTGTTGATTTCAATTGTCACTTTTATCGTCTTGGGCAGCGTGTTGGAAGGGATTCCGGCGATGGTGTTGTTTGGTCCATTGTTGTTCCCGATTGCCCGTCAGCTTGGCGTGCATGAGGTGCATTACGCGATGGTGGTGATTCTGGCGATGGGAATCGGCTTGTTCGCGCCACCTTTTGGATTGGGCTATTACAGCGCTTGCACGATAGGCCGGGTCAGTCCGGATGCGGGGATGCGGCGCATTTGGCCTTACCTTGGCGCGCTGCTTTTGGCATTGCTAGTGGTGGCAGCGATCCCTTGGATTTCAATTGGTTTTCTCCATTAA
- a CDS encoding transketolase, whose product MTLETLEMPLSERAYRIRKNALQMGEVQGQGYVGQALGVADVLSVAYFHALNFRPEDPKWEQRDRFLLSIGHYAIALYAVLIEAGVIPQEELETYGSDDSRLPMSGMATYTPGMEITGGSLGHGLGIAVGMCLGLKQKGSQSFVYNLLSDGELNEGSTWEAALSASHWGLNNLIALVDVNDQQADGASSSVLGVEPLVDKWAAFGWHVQRVNGNDLSALVAAFDTARALTDARPRMIICDTLMGKGVPFLETREKNHFIRVDPEEWQLALRELYKGEAA is encoded by the coding sequence ATGACACTTGAAACGTTAGAAATGCCGTTATCCGAACGGGCCTATCGGATTCGAAAAAATGCCCTGCAAATGGGCGAGGTACAAGGGCAGGGCTATGTCGGACAGGCATTGGGCGTTGCCGACGTACTATCGGTGGCCTATTTTCATGCGCTTAACTTTCGTCCTGAAGACCCGAAATGGGAGCAGCGCGACCGGTTTCTGTTATCGATTGGTCATTACGCCATCGCGCTGTATGCGGTCTTGATCGAAGCGGGCGTTATCCCGCAAGAAGAGTTGGAGACTTATGGCTCGGACGACAGCCGTTTGCCGATGTCGGGCATGGCGACGTACACGCCGGGCATGGAAATTACCGGCGGATCGTTGGGGCATGGCTTGGGGATCGCGGTCGGTATGTGTCTGGGTTTGAAGCAGAAAGGATCGCAGTCATTTGTCTATAACTTGCTGTCCGATGGTGAGCTGAATGAAGGTTCGACTTGGGAGGCCGCACTGTCGGCCAGCCATTGGGGGCTGAACAATTTGATTGCTCTGGTAGATGTGAATGATCAGCAAGCCGACGGCGCATCTTCCAGCGTGCTGGGGGTAGAACCATTGGTGGATAAATGGGCAGCGTTCGGCTGGCATGTGCAACGGGTCAATGGCAACGATTTAAGCGCGCTGGTGGCAGCGTTCGACACGGCGCGTGCGCTGACCGATGCACGTCCGCGCATGATTATTTGCGACACCTTGATGGGCAAGGGCGTGCCATTTCTGGAGACGCGCGAGAAGAACCATTTTATTCGGGTCGATCCGGAAGAGTGGCAACTGGCTTTAAGAGAATTGTATAAAGGGGAAGCCGCATGA
- the phnE gene encoding phosphonate ABC transporter, permease protein PhnE, producing MASINTRSAAVKLHPALAVLPEYATLPEAPRWRLSTVALLLGLVALIVISFISLPLQWGGFFTQEAVRTTGEFLHGFAPPELSVPFLLKIAIGTAETLSMSALGTILAAIAGVVLGLPASGRFGGVARAATRTLLNVLRSIPELVWASILLIAAGLGPFAGTLALAAHTSGVLGRLFADAYENTSSLPESTLRTNGVGAVPAFLYATLQQTLPQMMSYTLYRWENNIRAAAILGVVGAGGLGQMLKYHLSLFQMQQAANVILAMLVMVAVVDSVSFILRSWLTK from the coding sequence ATGGCTTCTATTAACACTCGCTCAGCGGCAGTTAAGTTACATCCTGCGTTAGCTGTCCTTCCTGAATACGCCACTTTGCCGGAAGCACCGCGCTGGCGCTTGTCGACGGTTGCATTGTTGTTGGGTTTAGTGGCGCTGATCGTCATCAGTTTTATCTCGTTGCCGCTGCAATGGGGTGGATTTTTTACGCAGGAAGCGGTGCGGACGACGGGAGAGTTTTTGCATGGTTTTGCACCGCCAGAGTTGTCTGTGCCGTTCTTGCTTAAAATTGCGATTGGTACAGCGGAGACGTTATCGATGTCGGCATTGGGGACAATATTGGCGGCGATTGCGGGGGTGGTTTTGGGGTTGCCAGCAAGTGGTCGGTTTGGTGGTGTTGCGCGGGCGGCGACGCGTACTTTGTTGAATGTTCTGCGGTCAATTCCTGAATTGGTATGGGCGTCGATATTGTTGATTGCAGCGGGGCTTGGGCCGTTTGCAGGCACGCTGGCATTGGCTGCGCATACTTCTGGCGTGCTGGGGCGGTTGTTTGCGGATGCGTATGAGAATACTTCTTCGCTGCCGGAAAGTACGTTGCGGACTAATGGTGTTGGAGCTGTTCCGGCGTTTTTGTATGCGACATTGCAGCAGACTTTGCCGCAGATGATGTCTTATACTTTGTATCGGTGGGAGAATAATATTCGTGCTGCTGCGATCCTTGGGGTTGTAGGGGCGGGGGGATTGGGGCAGATGCTGAAATACCATTTGTCGTTGTTTCAGATGCAGCAGGCTGCTAATGTTATTTTGGCGATGCTGGTGATGGTGGCGGTGGTGGATTCTGTTAGTTTTATATTGCGTAGCTGGTTGACGAAATAA